The sequence TTGTATCGCCCTTGCGCAGAGTTACAATTGCCTTTTTCCAATCAGGACGCTTACCGTTATATTTACCTAAGCTCTTGGGTTTGCCTTGATAGCAGATCGTATTCACTGCCAGAACTTTAACGGCAAAAATGCGTTCTATGGCTTTCTTAATTTCAATTTTATTAGCATTACCACTCACTTTAAAGCTATAAGTATTTTGTTTCTGAACCTGATTACTGCTTTTTTCAGTGATTATGGGGCTGATTATTATATTGCGTGGGTGTATCATTGGCTGAATACCTCCTCCACTTTTTTCAGGGCATCGTCTGTCATAACTATATAGCTGCTTTTCAGGACTTCATAGGCATTTATGCTGTCCGCGCGATCAGTCATAACTTTAGGCAAATTACTA is a genomic window of Candidatus Cloacimonas sp. containing:
- the rplW gene encoding 50S ribosomal protein L23; the protein is MIHPRNIIISPIITEKSSNQVQKQNTYSFKVSGNANKIEIKKAIERIFAVKVLAVNTICYQGKPKSLGKYNGKRPDWKKAIVTLRKGDTIADFEV